One window from the genome of Candidatus Hydrogenedentota bacterium encodes:
- a CDS encoding FHA domain-containing protein, protein MPQLIIEQPGEAAMTIPLAEKPLRLGRAEDNDVVLAAEEVSRYHARIWRSGTRTMIMDLNSLNGTYVNRQRIKEQFLKHLDEIRLGSKCILQYRNDTRYGSINAASEVEEEKDRSDLETSINTIRQEMDRISKHITLIGGKASAPVVPSTTESQANLKAEPAELVRISRAYRRLEALHKASMVMASDFDLKTRLTETLTIIMDALRAKRGFVLLQHEKNGNLQAAATRHIDKELTANSLSMGIAGRAAIDGTPVLIADVSKVGDIEKQRGSDQETITSAMGVPLRTNQKLLGSIYVDTDSRQGLFTTDDLELFSSLAAQAALAIDNVRLHNRVIESEKKRISLARFLPSPLVDKIMTEAEALSLGSKKTRATTLFCDIRGSSKIAEELDPQSLVMLLNEHFTAMTEVLFAHSGTLDKYMGDEFMAIFGAPVPCSDDAWRAVCTALEMQQKNRELNLKREAERRPCFEIGIGIDSGEVVAGFIGSPRHMDYTVVGDHVNTAKRFCEMADPGKVVIGQETWKAVSDRVKTQSLGTLILKGKQRTVYAYEVTGLRVEPTEPKGQPA, encoded by the coding sequence CGCACCATGATCATGGACTTAAACAGCCTCAACGGAACCTATGTAAATCGTCAACGAATAAAAGAACAGTTTCTGAAGCATCTGGACGAAATTCGGCTCGGCAGCAAATGTATTCTCCAATACCGCAATGACACCCGTTACGGATCGATCAATGCAGCTTCCGAAGTGGAGGAGGAAAAAGACCGCAGCGACCTTGAAACATCGATCAACACAATTCGCCAAGAAATGGATCGTATCAGCAAACATATAACGCTGATAGGCGGCAAAGCCTCTGCCCCAGTTGTGCCATCAACCACGGAAAGTCAGGCGAATCTAAAAGCGGAACCCGCTGAGTTGGTGCGCATCAGCAGAGCGTACCGACGCCTTGAAGCGTTGCACAAGGCGAGCATGGTCATGGCATCAGATTTTGATCTGAAAACCCGATTAACAGAAACGCTGACCATTATCATGGATGCACTCCGAGCGAAACGGGGTTTTGTTTTATTACAACATGAAAAAAACGGTAATCTGCAAGCCGCTGCAACCCGTCATATTGATAAAGAACTGACAGCGAATTCTTTGAGCATGGGCATTGCCGGCCGCGCGGCCATTGATGGAACCCCCGTCTTGATCGCTGACGTGAGCAAGGTGGGAGATATCGAAAAGCAACGGGGCTCCGATCAAGAAACGATTACGAGCGCCATGGGCGTCCCTTTGAGAACCAATCAAAAATTACTGGGTTCAATCTATGTAGACACCGATTCAAGACAAGGCCTTTTCACGACTGACGATCTAGAACTCTTCTCTTCCCTTGCCGCCCAGGCAGCCCTCGCCATTGACAATGTACGGCTTCACAATCGGGTAATAGAATCAGAAAAGAAACGGATCAGTTTGGCGCGTTTTCTGCCTAGCCCCCTTGTAGATAAAATTATGACTGAAGCGGAAGCCTTGTCGTTGGGCAGCAAAAAAACACGGGCAACCACCTTGTTTTGTGATATACGAGGAAGCTCAAAAATCGCGGAAGAACTGGATCCGCAAAGCCTTGTTATGCTGCTCAACGAACATTTCACGGCCATGACAGAGGTACTCTTCGCCCATTCAGGTACACTGGATAAATATATGGGCGACGAATTTATGGCTATATTCGGCGCGCCCGTGCCCTGCAGTGATGATGCGTGGCGCGCTGTTTGTACGGCCCTTGAAATGCAACAAAAGAATAGAGAATTGAATCTCAAACGAGAAGCAGAAAGACGCCCTTGCTTTGAGATTGGGATCGGTATTGATTCCGGCGAAGTAGTCGCCGGTTTTATAGGCTCACCGCGGCATATGGATTACACGGTGGTCGGCGATCATGTGAACACGGCAAAACGTTTTTGTGAAATGGCCGATCCCGGAAAAGTGGTCATAGGTCAGGAAACATGGAAGGCCGTGAGTGACCGTGTGAAAACCCAATCTTTAGGTACCTTGATTTTAAAAGGAAAACAACGTACCGTATACGCCTACGAAGTGACTGGTTTGCGTGTCGAACCAACAGAACCGAAGGGGCAACCCGCTTAA